Proteins encoded in a region of the Nicotiana tomentosiformis chromosome 9, ASM39032v3, whole genome shotgun sequence genome:
- the LOC104098535 gene encoding uncharacterized protein — protein sequence MSNFNLGKKLLPTKKAWKSFTNKLQSRLHKLKLSKALKNSKNLCIRTYNYIFPIITRKFYSLIHRSSPPRTHRNFYHYYQYQQCHKNISPIYVDQLFPEHIIIKPGEQKQSCIISAPQTKEFVASSSSGGDVSRSKLDQEEQEIIMRAIGEKTAIKKGKGVESSSSRICDINEWRTPSMPHINGVDRKAEEFISKFREDMEIERQQSILDFQEMLARGV from the coding sequence ATGTCAAATTTCAACTTAGGAAAAAAGCTTCTACCCACTAAAAAGGCATGGAAAAGCTTCACCAACAAATTACAATCCAGATTACATAAGCTCAAGCTTTCAAAAGCACTCAAAAATTCCAAAAACCTTTGTATTAGAACTTACAACTATATTTTTCCTATTATTACTCGTAAATTCTACTCCTTAATCCATCGTTCTTCACCCCCACGTACTCATCGCAATTTTTACCATTATTACCAATACCAACAATGTCACAAGAATATTTCACCTATATATGTGGACCAGCTCTTCCCCGAACATATAATTATAAAACCAGGCGAGCAAAAGCAAAGCTGTATAATATCCGCGCCTCAAACTAAAGAATTTGTTGCTTCAAGTAGCAGTGGCGGTGATGTTAGTAGAAGTAAATTGGATCAAGAAGAGCAAGAGATTATTATGAGGGCAATTGGGGAAAAAACTGCAATAAAAAAAGGTAAAGGAGTTGAAAGTAGTAGTAGTAGAATATGTGATATTAATGAATGGAGAACTCCTTCAATGCCACATATTAATGGAGTGGATAGAAAAGCTGAGGAATTTATCTCTAAGTTTCGTGAAGATATGGAGATTGAAAGACAACAATCCATTCTTGATTTTCAGGAAATGTTGGCTCGAGGGGTTTAA
- the LOC104098534 gene encoding 11S globulin seed storage protein Ana o 2.0101-like: MELRSLLPLALCFFLLFNGCFAQIEQQQRFLWQKLQQQQQHRRGRARTECRIQSLNAREPTYKFDSEAGTTEFWDRNNEEFECAGVAAVRNVIQPQGLLLPHYNNAPQLLYIVQGSGVLGTVIPGCAETYESPERERSMRGEESREGERQYRTGGDQHQKVRQFRQGDVLALPAGITLWFYNNGQERLVTVALLDTSNPANQLDLQFRHFFLAGNPNPRGQSGSRYEEEIRGRREQEQGEQQQQQRRQTGNLFDGFDQNLLADVFNVDPELVRNLQGREDQRGRIIRVERFDVLSPEFEEREEERRPSRREREGRRGSEPNGLEETICTMRLKENLGQPSRADVYNPRGGRISSLNSHKLPILNWLQLSAERGVLYQNAVMAPYWNMNAHSILYILRGSGRIQVVGDTGNSVFNDEVREGQMIIVPQNFAVVKRAGNQGLDYIAFKTNDQAMTSPLAGRLSAIRAMPEEVLMNSYQISRQDARSLKYNREEATVFAGRRSGGYSTRAFNYALTAVEALLKA, encoded by the exons ATGGAATTACGTTCTCTTCTTCCTCTTGCTCTTTGCTTTTTTCTCCTCTTTAATGGTTGCTTTGCTCAAATAGAGCAACAGCAACGATTCTTATGGCAGAAACTTCAGCAACAGCAACAACACCGCCGTGGCCGAGCTAGAACTGAGTGTCGGATCCAGAGCCTTAATGCTCGGGAACCGACTTATAAATTTGACTCAGAGGCTGGAACCACTGAGTTTTGGGACCGTAATAATGAGGAATTTGAATGTGCTGGAGTTGCTGCTGTTAGAAATGTTATTCAACCTCAGGGCTTGCTCTTGCCTCATTACAATAATGCTCCTCAACTCCTCTACATTGTCCAAG GGAGCGGAGTTTTGGGTACTGTAATACCTGGATGTGCTGAAACATATGAATCACCAGAAAGAGAGAGAAGTATGAGGGGAGAAGAAAGCAGAGAAGGAGAAAGGCAGTACAGAACTGGTGGTGATCAACATCAAAAAGTCAGGCAATTTAGACAAGGAGATGTACTTGCATTACCAGCTGGTATTACTCTTTGGTTTTATAACAATGGTCAAGAACGTCTTGTTACTGTAGCTTTGCTTGATACCAGCAACCCTGCTAACCAGCTTGATCTCCAATTCAGG CATTTCTTCCTAGCTGGAAACCCAAATCCCAGAGGACAAAGTGGAAGCAGGTACGAAGAAGAAATCCGAGGTAGAAGAGAACAAGAACAAGgcgaacaacaacaacaacaacgtcGTCAAACAGGCAACCTTTTCGACGGTTTCGACCAAAATCTCCTCGCCGATGTTTTCAACGTAGACCCTGAATTAGTCAGAAATTTACAGGGCCGAGAAGATCAAAGGGGCCGAATTATTCGGGTCGAAAGGTTTGATGTTTTAAGCCCAGAATttgaagaaagagaagaagagagaagGCCCAGTAGAAGAGAGCGTGAGGGAAGAAGAGGATCAGAGCCCAATGGGCTTGAGGAAACTATTTGTACTATGAGGCTTAAAGAGAACTTGGGCCAACCATCTCGTGCTGACGTGTACAATCCACGTGGCGGACGCATAAGCAGCCTTAACAGCCATAAACTTCCAATTCTCAACTGGCTTCAGCTCAGTGCTGAAAGAGGAGTCCTTTACCAG AATGCAGTAATGGCACCATACTGGAACATGAACGCACACAGCATCCTCTACATTCTCCGAGGAAGTGGCCGGATTCAGGTAGTCGGCGACACCGGAAACTCCGTATTCAACGACGAGGTCAGAGAAGGTCAAATGATCATCGTACCACAAAACTTTGCAGTAGTAAAAAGAGCAGGAAACCAAGGACTAGACTACATTGCATTCAAAACCAACGATCAAGCCATGACCAGCCCACTCGCCGGACGATTATCGGCGATCCGAGCAATGCCAGAGGAAGTTCTAATGAATTCTTACCAGATTTCAAGACAAGATGCAAGAAGTTTGAAGTATAATAGAGAAGAAGCAACTGTTTTTGCTGGTAGAAGGTCAGGTGGATATTCAACTAGGGCATTTAACTATGCTTTAACTGCTGTTGAAGCtcttttaaaagcttaa